In one Trichosurus vulpecula isolate mTriVul1 chromosome 8, mTriVul1.pri, whole genome shotgun sequence genomic region, the following are encoded:
- the LOC118830086 gene encoding acyl-coenzyme A thioesterase 1-like: MSLMRSPRLLGKGLADLAKFPWPPIPRNRVPQAFPRLISSKGPPTFCRSFWVSSKQAASSSMAVTVNLTPGRRSLWDEPVAIAVHGLAPAQRVTLRASLPDEKGELFRSSARYEADAGGQLDLARAPSLGGSYSGVEPMGLFWSMKPDKPYWRLVKRDVQTPFLVDLEVYEGHDPQPTKLLAQVVHERSFLGPGVKRIPVREGNLRATLFLPPGSGPFPGIIDIFGAGGGLFEYRASLLAGHGFAVLALAYYAYEDLPKDMKELHLEYFEEAVQYLKNHSQVKGPGVGILGFSKGGDLCISMASHLKDITATVTINGSVANVVSVLHYKGVTIPPLKTDLKRIKMTEDGFADIVDVLNNPLEEPNRKSLIPIEKAESCFMFLVGLDDHNWKSEFYAIEAAKLLEAHGKNKPEIICYPATGHYIEPPYFPMCPVSFHALVGTNVIWGGEVRAHSMAQIDAWKQLQAFFHKHLGSDQIAHPPNCNSPFRNSDGIW, translated from the exons ATGTCCTTAATGCGAAGTCCGCGGTTACTTGGGAAAGGGCTGGCGGACTTGGCGAAATTCCCGTGGCCGCCCATTCCTCGCAATCGAGTTCCACAGGCTTTTCCGCGCTTGATTAGCAGCAAGGGGCCTCCGACCTTCTGTCGTAGCTTCTGGGTGTCCTCCAAACAGGCGGCGTCCTCCTCGATGGCCGTGACTGTGAACCTGACTCCCGGGCGCCGCAGCCTGTGGGACGAGCCCGTGGCGATCGCGGTGCACGGTCTGGCCCCGGCCCAGCGGGTCACCCTGCGCGCCTCCCTCCCCGATGAGAAAGGGGAGTTATTCCGGTCGTCGGCCCGCTATGAGGCCGACGCAGGCGGGCAGCTGGACCTGGCGCGGGCGCCCTCTCTGGGGGGCAGCTACAGCGGCGTGGAGCCCATGGGGCTCTTCTGGAGCATGAAACCCGACAAGCCCTATTGGCGGCTGGTGAAGCGGGACGTGCAGACTCCTTTCCTCGTGGACCTGGAGGTGTACGAGGGTCACGACCCCCAGCCCACCAAGCTGCTGGCACAGGTGGTCCACGAGCGGAGCTTCTTGGGGCCGGGGGTGAAGAGGATCCCGGTGCGAGAGGGCAACCTGCGGGCCACCCTCTTCCTGCCTCCCG GTTCAGGGCCCTTCCCTGGGATCATCGACATCTTTGGAGCTGGAGGTGGCCTGTTTGAATATAGAGCCAGCCTGTTGGCTGGACATGGCTTTGCAGTGCTGGCCCTGGCATACTATGCCTATGAGGACCTCCCCAAAGACATGAAGGAACTTCATCTGGAATACTTTGAAGAGGCTGTCCAGTACCTGAAAAACCACTCTCag GTAAAGGGTCCAGGAGTTGGGATCCTTGGATTTTCCAAAGGGGGTGATCTGTGCATCTCCATGGCCTCCCATTTGAAGGACATCACAGCCACTGTCACCATCAATGGCTCTGTGGCAAATGTAGTGTCTGTGCTACACTATAAGGGTGTGACCATTCCCCCATTGAAGACTGACCTAAAACGTATCAAGATGACTGAAGATGGGTTTGCAGACATTGTTGATGTTCTCAACAATCCTTTGGAGGAACCCAACAGAAAAAGCTTAATTCCAATTGAGAAGGCTGAGAGTTGCTTCATGTTTCTTGTTGGTCTGGATGACCACAACTGGAAAAGTGAATTCTATGCCATTGAAGCTGCCAAATTGTTAgaagcccatgggaagaacaaacCGGAGATTATCTGTTACCCTGCAACAGGACACTATATTGAGCCCCCATATTTCCCTATGTGCCCAGTTTCCTTTCACGCTTTGGTGGGCACAAATGTGATCTGGGGAGGAGAAGTTAGGGCCCACTCCATGGCCCAAATTGATGCTTGGAAACAACTCCAAGCCTTCTTCCACAAACATTTAGGAAGTGATCAGATAGCACATCCCCCCAATTGTAACTCGCCATTTAGAAATTCAGATGGTATATGGTAA